A genomic region of Vampirovibrio chlorellavorus contains the following coding sequences:
- a CDS encoding AAA family ATPase: MQVNDWYGQQFLTTTQGRVVAFAGRANKGKAPVVQQVAGSDSFQRSASAIGPLTVRTEPPDSPDSSVGSSELNDLKPFADGVLPDADALVDRLETVSPVLAKWFRPPHYKPGGTVAFLSLPDALIKGIEASTRVSTPRKKAGRPLSGAASPKLEAFLPGAATLDFDRAPVMQVLQKARLQLQQLVVFDNQDDPVAASRLSRQLLSRFLDEPGRIDFSTAAFLESLCQPESAPGADGATPPALIPEIRAVVGDLRAALEGQRRLALDPFEKECPTLSRYSDNLIRRAKERQLPDVLMRAETVERLWALINAGGAHNAHLMLQAPNGEGKTYTLLGLAQRLAGQETSSAAEGVHLLQLDIPALQAEGSCKGELAEEALSQLQRYLQGHPRQKVVLVIDDAQALMPVGDGAQNLPLLLRQSGLLQCQNLTVIGAMTPEHWEQTSRSEDHNFWRQFQPVVLPPFRDARQLSLLGQSALPLEKRYGVRIPPDILEKALRLSRTVWPQGSLERATTLLRGAVVDLTQGPALRLATLNDELQEQALAVATLERQEPGGLADRYQRQLQAARQQVVRLKREIESRLWQKDSAGPTRGEPPILQEQHLQNALATMTGRAAETLTPADLKKLRNAEAVMAQHIVGQPEALRSIAQGLREIAIRHKTGVVANRPIVSLLLPGPTGVGKTEAARVIAREFMNGHLIRLDMSDYMEKHAASLLTGAPPGYVGYEQGGLVDQVRRHPKSVVVFDEIEKAHPDVFNLLLQILGEGELRNNRGEVVSFRDTVVILTSNLNHEALTELVTRHRHGATARKDPELAANELEKKVRALLTANGATGGAGFKPEHLGRIDYVIPFNPLTAEHVRGIVDIQLQQLNAQSFLKERQLKVALSQTALNRLETLARGHELADVSGAREGGSVIAGGARAIGAQFDRYVAQRVLSELAMNPDWDELENACITVAYDAQRQGFSLRVSSGPAFTG; this comes from the coding sequence ATGCAAGTGAATGATTGGTATGGTCAGCAGTTCCTAACCACAACACAGGGGCGGGTGGTCGCTTTTGCCGGACGGGCCAATAAGGGCAAAGCCCCGGTTGTTCAGCAGGTTGCTGGCTCCGACAGTTTCCAGCGCAGTGCCTCGGCGATTGGCCCCCTGACGGTTAGGACAGAACCGCCGGATTCCCCGGACAGCTCAGTGGGGTCATCAGAGCTGAATGACTTGAAGCCCTTTGCCGACGGGGTGTTGCCCGATGCGGACGCGCTGGTGGATCGGCTGGAGACGGTGTCACCGGTTTTGGCCAAATGGTTTCGTCCCCCGCACTATAAACCGGGGGGAACGGTGGCGTTTCTCTCGCTGCCCGATGCCCTGATTAAAGGAATCGAGGCCTCCACGCGGGTCAGCACGCCCCGCAAAAAAGCCGGTCGTCCCCTGTCGGGAGCGGCCTCTCCCAAGCTGGAAGCGTTTTTGCCCGGAGCGGCCACGCTGGATTTTGATCGGGCCCCGGTCATGCAGGTTTTACAGAAAGCCAGGCTGCAATTGCAGCAGTTGGTGGTGTTTGATAATCAGGACGATCCGGTGGCCGCTTCCCGGCTGAGTCGTCAGTTGCTTAGTCGGTTTTTGGACGAGCCCGGGCGTATCGATTTTTCTACGGCGGCCTTCCTGGAAAGTTTGTGTCAGCCGGAGTCAGCACCCGGTGCGGATGGGGCGACCCCACCTGCCCTGATACCCGAAATCCGTGCCGTGGTGGGTGACTTGCGGGCCGCTCTGGAAGGGCAGCGTCGTTTGGCCCTGGATCCGTTTGAAAAAGAGTGTCCCACCCTGTCCCGGTACAGCGATAATCTGATCCGTCGAGCCAAAGAGCGGCAATTACCGGATGTTCTGATGCGCGCGGAGACGGTCGAGCGCTTGTGGGCTCTGATTAACGCCGGAGGGGCGCATAATGCCCACTTAATGCTGCAAGCCCCCAACGGTGAAGGCAAAACCTATACCCTGCTGGGTCTGGCCCAGCGGTTGGCCGGACAAGAAACATCTTCGGCCGCTGAGGGGGTACACTTGTTGCAGTTGGATATACCGGCTTTACAGGCCGAGGGCTCCTGTAAGGGAGAACTGGCGGAAGAGGCCCTGTCGCAGTTGCAGCGTTATCTGCAGGGGCATCCCCGGCAAAAGGTGGTTTTGGTGATTGATGACGCGCAAGCCCTGATGCCTGTGGGGGACGGTGCCCAGAATCTGCCGTTGTTGTTGCGGCAATCGGGGCTGCTCCAGTGCCAGAATTTAACGGTGATAGGCGCCATGACCCCGGAGCATTGGGAACAAACCTCCCGATCGGAGGATCACAATTTCTGGAGGCAGTTTCAGCCCGTGGTATTGCCCCCCTTCCGGGATGCCCGGCAGTTGAGTCTGTTGGGTCAGAGTGCCCTGCCGCTAGAAAAACGCTATGGTGTGCGGATTCCGCCGGACATATTGGAAAAAGCCTTGCGTTTGTCCAGAACTGTCTGGCCGCAAGGTTCATTGGAGCGAGCCACAACGCTGTTACGGGGAGCGGTGGTTGATTTGACCCAGGGACCCGCCTTGCGTCTGGCCACCCTGAATGATGAATTGCAGGAACAGGCCTTGGCGGTGGCTACTCTGGAGCGACAGGAGCCCGGCGGGCTGGCGGATCGTTATCAAAGACAGTTGCAGGCGGCCCGGCAGCAGGTGGTCCGCCTTAAGCGGGAGATTGAATCCCGGCTGTGGCAAAAGGACAGCGCAGGCCCGACCCGGGGTGAGCCACCGATTTTGCAGGAGCAGCACCTGCAAAACGCACTGGCCACCATGACCGGGCGAGCAGCGGAGACCCTGACTCCGGCGGATTTAAAAAAGTTGCGCAATGCGGAAGCGGTCATGGCTCAGCATATCGTGGGGCAACCAGAGGCGTTGCGGTCGATTGCGCAGGGTTTACGGGAAATCGCCATTCGGCATAAAACGGGTGTGGTGGCCAATCGTCCCATCGTCAGTTTGTTGCTACCGGGCCCCACCGGAGTCGGCAAAACCGAGGCCGCCCGGGTCATTGCCCGGGAGTTTATGAACGGACATCTCATTCGTCTGGATATGTCGGATTACATGGAAAAACATGCCGCCAGCCTGCTGACGGGGGCTCCACCCGGATACGTGGGCTATGAGCAGGGTGGATTGGTGGATCAGGTGCGTCGCCATCCCAAATCGGTGGTGGTGTTTGATGAGATCGAAAAGGCTCACCCGGATGTCTTTAACCTGCTGCTTCAAATTCTGGGAGAGGGGGAGCTGAGAAATAACCGGGGCGAGGTGGTCAGCTTTCGGGACACCGTCGTCATCCTGACCAGTAATCTGAACCATGAGGCCCTGACTGAGCTGGTGACCCGGCATCGCCATGGTGCCACGGCCCGAAAAGATCCCGAATTGGCGGCCAATGAACTGGAGAAAAAGGTGCGCGCCCTTTTAACGGCCAATGGCGCTACAGGCGGTGCCGGTTTTAAGCCGGAGCATCTGGGCCGGATTGATTATGTGATTCCGTTCAACCCTCTGACTGCTGAACATGTGCGGGGCATTGTTGATATTCAGCTGCAGCAGCTCAATGCGCAGTCCTTCCTGAAGGAACGCCAGCTGAAAGTGGCCTTGTCCCAGACGGCCTTGAATCGACTGGAAACTCTGGCACGGGGGCATGAGTTGGCTGACGTCAGCGGGGCACGGGAGGGGGGCTCGGTGATTGCTGGCGGGGCCCGGGCCATTGGGGCCCAGTTTGATCGTTATGTGGCCCAGCGGGTTTTATCCGAATTGGCCATGAACCCTGACTGGGACGAACTGGAAAATGCCTGCATTACCGTGGCGTACGATGCCCAGCGTCAGGGATTTTCCTTGCGAGTTTCGTCTGGACCCGCTTTCACAGGTTGA